The proteins below are encoded in one region of Candidatus Binatus sp.:
- a CDS encoding aldehyde dehydrogenase family protein — translation MGATTSIESATKGATSSAAIAFIKSSPKKLLIGGKWVPAKSGKTFETLNPANEEVLGLVAEGDKADVDEAVKHARKAFEQGPWASMNPHGRTRILLKIADLIEQNADELAELESLDNGKPIFESKNIDIPAAAETFRYYAGFATKIYGETNPSDPSIFNFTLREAIGVCGQIIPWNFPLLMASWKIAPALACGNVVILKPAEQTPLTAIRLGELILESGLPESVVQIITGFGPGAGSSIAEHPDIDKVAFTGSTEVGKLILKASTGNLKRVSLELGGKSPNIIFPDADMPSAVFGAMLGIFMNQGQVCCAGSRVFVQQGIYEEFTDSLSQMAKTLTLGNPMDPNTRMGPLVSKEQHDRVIGYLKAGKEEGARAKAGGSAGTQERGYFIQPTVFTNVNNQMKIAREEIFGPVASAIPFKDENDAVLQGNDTNYGLAAAVWTKDLNRAHQVARKLKAGTVWINTYNQLDPMSPFGGYKQSGFGRELGKYAIDLYTQIKSVYAKIG, via the coding sequence ATGGGAGCAACAACCTCAATAGAGAGCGCCACCAAAGGCGCCACCTCGAGCGCGGCCATCGCTTTCATCAAAAGCTCGCCCAAGAAACTGCTAATCGGCGGCAAATGGGTGCCCGCGAAGTCCGGCAAAACCTTCGAGACGCTTAACCCCGCCAACGAGGAAGTCCTTGGCCTGGTGGCCGAGGGCGACAAGGCCGACGTTGACGAAGCCGTCAAGCACGCGCGCAAGGCCTTCGAGCAGGGACCGTGGGCGAGTATGAATCCGCACGGCCGCACCCGTATCCTGCTCAAGATCGCCGACCTGATCGAACAGAATGCCGACGAACTCGCCGAACTCGAAAGCCTCGACAATGGCAAGCCGATCTTCGAATCGAAGAATATCGACATCCCCGCCGCGGCTGAGACGTTCCGCTATTACGCCGGCTTCGCGACCAAGATTTACGGCGAGACCAATCCCTCCGATCCGTCGATCTTCAACTTCACCCTGCGCGAAGCGATCGGCGTCTGCGGACAGATCATCCCGTGGAATTTCCCCCTGCTGATGGCGTCGTGGAAGATCGCGCCGGCGCTCGCCTGCGGCAACGTCGTGATTCTGAAGCCCGCCGAGCAGACTCCGCTCACCGCGATTCGCCTCGGCGAACTGATCCTCGAATCGGGGCTCCCTGAAAGCGTCGTGCAGATCATCACCGGCTTCGGCCCCGGCGCCGGCAGCTCGATCGCCGAGCATCCCGATATCGACAAGGTCGCCTTCACCGGCTCGACCGAAGTCGGCAAACTGATCCTCAAGGCCTCGACCGGCAACTTGAAGCGCGTATCGCTCGAACTCGGCGGCAAATCGCCCAACATCATCTTCCCCGACGCCGACATGCCGAGCGCCGTGTTCGGCGCGATGCTTGGCATCTTCATGAACCAGGGCCAGGTCTGCTGCGCCGGTTCGCGCGTATTCGTCCAGCAGGGCATTTACGAGGAATTCACCGATTCGCTTTCCCAGATGGCGAAGACTCTGACGCTCGGCAATCCGATGGACCCGAACACCAGGATGGGCCCGCTGGTCTCCAAGGAGCAGCACGATCGCGTGATCGGGTACCTCAAGGCCGGCAAGGAGGAGGGCGCCAGGGCCAAGGCCGGTGGCTCGGCCGGCACGCAGGAGCGCGGCTATTTCATCCAGCCAACCGTTTTCACCAACGTGAACAATCAGATGAAGATCGCGCGCGAGGAAATCTTTGGGCCAGTCGCCTCGGCGATCCCGTTCAAGGACGAAAATGACGCAGTCCTGCAGGGCAATGACACCAATTACGGATTGGCGGCGGCGGTGTGGACCAAGGACCTCAACCGCGCCCATCAGGTCGCGCGCAAGTTGAAGGCTGGCACGGTCTGGATCAACACCTACAACCAGCTCGATCCGATGTCGCCATTTGGCGGCTACAAGCAATCGGGCTTCGGCCGCGAACTCGGCAAATACGCGATTGACCTGTACACGCAAATTAAGTCCGTGTACGCCAAGATAGGATAA
- the mutS gene encoding DNA mismatch repair protein MutS has protein sequence MAQYLGVKQRVPDAILFFRLGDFYEMFFEDAEVGARVLDIQLTSRSKDGVPLCGVPYHSAEPYIAKLLKAGHKVAICEQGPPDGKSGKLMPRQIVRVITPGTVGEEMVLTAAEKSYLVAIARVEAGFAPAANTGYALAANTAYALAALDVSTGEFLATQIRNSAALCEEIARIAPREMIVAENDGALAATLKDIDCALTSLDVAAFSAERSSSAFAARFGDAAADLDPSIACAAGLALLYVEDTFGRDLAHIAIPRLYQTAEYMLVDETTRRHLELVASSDGARKGSLLSILDETMTAIGARTLANWIVYPLLSLEQINGRHDAVEELFDADLGGATADALKRIGDLERLAGRIGSMRASPRDCRRLGEALDAVAMLKNAIAAFKRGQLRALGERIAPMPALVAQIESTLSDEPPINPRDGNVIRPGLSAEVDELRGLATDARGAVAKLEASERERSGIPSLKVRYNNVFGYYIEITKSHLERAPADYERKQTLAGAERFTTPALKEFERKILSAESGLKELELQLFTKLLRDLQAHSAAILETARAVGEFDAIMSLAKVARRRGYVRPAINTSLRIRVRDGRHPVLEAGMRTGEFVPNDLEADPETRQLLLITGPNMAGKSTYLRQVALIAIMAQCGSFVPAAEATIGLIDRVLTRIGARDELRRGESTFMVEMSETARLLDGLTERSLLLLDEVGRGTSTFDGLAIAWAVAEYLHDQTRAKVLFATHFHELTDLARERPRVKNLSMAVREWAGEVLFLRRVIEQPASRSYGIEVARLAGLPQSIIARAREILVNLESSELDEAGMPRLARNRRAEKPAPQMGLFTPRESRVIDELRALEVETLTPIEALNALARIVARLNDQP, from the coding sequence ATGGCGCAGTATCTCGGCGTCAAGCAACGCGTGCCGGACGCGATCCTTTTTTTTCGCCTGGGCGATTTCTACGAGATGTTCTTCGAGGACGCCGAAGTCGGCGCGCGCGTGCTCGATATCCAGCTCACCTCGCGCTCGAAAGACGGGGTGCCGCTGTGCGGAGTCCCATACCATTCCGCGGAACCGTATATCGCCAAGCTGCTGAAGGCCGGGCACAAGGTCGCGATCTGCGAGCAGGGCCCGCCCGACGGCAAATCCGGCAAGCTGATGCCGCGCCAAATCGTGCGGGTGATCACGCCCGGCACGGTCGGCGAGGAGATGGTGCTGACAGCCGCCGAGAAGAGCTACCTGGTCGCGATCGCGCGCGTGGAGGCTGGGTTTGCGCCCGCGGCGAACACTGGTTATGCGCTCGCAGCGAACACCGCTTATGCGCTCGCTGCGCTCGACGTATCGACCGGAGAATTTCTCGCCACGCAAATCCGCAACAGCGCAGCGCTATGCGAGGAGATCGCGAGAATCGCGCCGCGCGAGATGATCGTCGCCGAGAACGACGGCGCGCTGGCGGCGACATTAAAGGATATCGATTGCGCGCTGACTTCGCTGGATGTTGCGGCGTTCTCGGCCGAGCGCTCGTCGAGCGCATTCGCGGCCCGCTTCGGCGACGCCGCCGCAGATCTCGACCCGTCGATTGCGTGCGCGGCGGGACTCGCGCTGCTCTACGTCGAAGACACCTTCGGCCGCGACCTCGCGCATATCGCGATACCGCGCCTTTATCAGACCGCGGAGTACATGCTGGTCGATGAAACCACGCGGCGGCATCTCGAGCTGGTCGCGTCGAGCGACGGCGCTCGCAAGGGATCGCTGCTCTCGATTCTAGATGAGACGATGACGGCGATTGGCGCGCGCACGCTGGCGAACTGGATCGTCTATCCGCTGCTTTCGCTCGAACAGATCAACGGACGCCACGACGCGGTCGAGGAACTTTTCGATGCGGACCTGGGCGGAGCAACAGCGGACGCATTGAAGCGGATCGGCGATCTCGAGCGGCTGGCGGGACGAATCGGCAGCATGCGGGCGTCTCCGCGCGATTGCCGAAGACTCGGCGAGGCGCTTGATGCGGTCGCGATGCTGAAGAATGCGATCGCAGCGTTCAAGAGGGGGCAATTGCGCGCGCTCGGCGAGCGAATCGCGCCGATGCCCGCGCTGGTCGCGCAGATCGAATCGACGTTGTCGGATGAGCCGCCGATCAATCCGCGCGACGGCAACGTGATCAGGCCCGGACTCAGCGCCGAAGTCGATGAACTGCGCGGGCTCGCGACCGACGCGCGCGGCGCGGTCGCGAAGCTCGAAGCGTCGGAGCGCGAACGGAGCGGAATCCCGTCGCTCAAGGTGCGCTACAACAACGTCTTCGGCTATTACATCGAGATTACGAAATCGCATCTCGAGCGCGCGCCGGCCGACTACGAGCGCAAGCAGACGCTGGCGGGGGCGGAGCGTTTCACGACGCCGGCGCTCAAGGAATTCGAGCGCAAAATCTTAAGCGCCGAGTCGGGGCTCAAGGAACTCGAGCTGCAGCTTTTCACGAAGCTGCTGCGCGACTTGCAGGCGCATAGCGCGGCGATCCTGGAAACGGCACGGGCAGTGGGCGAATTCGATGCGATCATGTCGCTCGCGAAGGTCGCGCGGCGGCGCGGCTACGTGCGGCCAGCGATCAACACGAGCTTGCGGATTCGGGTGCGCGACGGACGTCATCCGGTGCTCGAGGCCGGGATGCGCACGGGCGAGTTCGTGCCGAATGATCTCGAGGCCGACCCCGAGACGCGCCAACTGCTCTTGATCACCGGGCCGAACATGGCCGGCAAATCGACGTATCTAAGGCAGGTCGCGCTGATCGCGATCATGGCGCAATGCGGCAGCTTCGTGCCGGCCGCCGAAGCGACGATCGGGCTTATCGATAGGGTGCTGACGCGAATCGGCGCGCGCGACGAACTGCGGCGCGGCGAATCGACGTTTATGGTCGAGATGAGCGAGACCGCGCGCCTGCTCGACGGCCTTACCGAGCGGAGCCTGCTGCTGCTCGACGAAGTTGGGCGCGGCACCAGCACCTTCGACGGACTCGCGATCGCGTGGGCGGTGGCCGAATACCTGCACGATCAGACGCGGGCGAAAGTTTTGTTCGCGACGCATTTCCACGAACTGACGGATCTCGCGCGCGAGCGTCCGCGGGTGAAAAATCTCAGCATGGCGGTGCGCGAATGGGCGGGCGAGGTGCTTTTTCTGCGGAGAGTGATCGAGCAGCCGGCGTCGCGCAGTTACGGAATCGAGGTGGCGCGGCTCGCGGGATTGCCGCAGTCGATTATCGCGCGCGCGCGCGAAATCCTGGTGAATCTCGAATCGAGCGAACTCGACGAGGCCGGGATGCCGCGGCTCGCGCGCAATCGGCGCGCGGAGAAACCGGCGCCGCAGATGGGCCTCTTCACGCCGCGCGAAAGCCGCGTGATCGACGAACTGCGCGCGCTCGAAGTCGAGACCCTGACCCCGATCGAAGCGTTGAACGCGCTCGCGCGAATCGTCGCGCGCCTCAACGATCAGCCGTAA
- a CDS encoding N-acetylmuramoyl-L-alanine amidase → MRQWRVFAIAAAAILGSILPARASVNAPALISARIERQGATLELHFRFRGDVPPLRLSAHGSALWIDLGRTRIEIPPRPLFGHETSPIESVRAIDAGGGDARIVVGVEGKADYAIAKVKQEIVLRVAPAGANPNIAAPILVHEDAPRVPAVARASIKVAHDATRPRKQIMAAPVTPELRYGGPEIVRPRPAVIEALRVPANFDSNSSEKSEQPLVMIDPGHGGFDPGTQSAAGVDEKALALQISIALKAALEARGIRAALTRSIDVFISLPERTRIANKANADLFVSIHLNSSPNADTTGIEVYYLNNTTDHSTIRLARIENGGEGYGSGGGSNLNYILTDLRQNFKASEAVSIARMIDVQTVADLDAGLGVNVNALGAKMGPFYVLVGAHMPAVLVECGFMSNAGEAERLKSAQYQSILAGGIATAIAHYFKADMALGNL, encoded by the coding sequence ATGCGGCAATGGCGGGTGTTTGCGATCGCGGCGGCGGCGATTCTCGGATCGATTTTGCCGGCTCGCGCCAGCGTAAACGCGCCAGCGTTGATCTCCGCGCGAATAGAGCGGCAGGGCGCGACGCTCGAACTCCATTTCAGATTTCGTGGCGACGTGCCGCCGCTTCGGCTGAGCGCGCACGGGAGCGCACTCTGGATCGATCTCGGACGCACCCGAATTGAGATTCCTCCGCGTCCGCTGTTCGGCCATGAAACGTCGCCGATCGAGAGCGTGCGCGCGATCGATGCCGGCGGCGGCGATGCCCGTATCGTCGTTGGCGTCGAGGGCAAGGCGGACTACGCGATCGCCAAAGTGAAGCAGGAGATCGTGCTGCGCGTCGCGCCGGCGGGCGCGAATCCGAATATCGCCGCGCCGATCCTGGTGCATGAGGATGCGCCGCGCGTGCCGGCGGTCGCGCGCGCGTCGATCAAGGTGGCGCACGATGCGACTCGACCGCGCAAACAAATCATGGCTGCGCCGGTCACGCCCGAGTTGCGCTACGGCGGGCCGGAAATTGTTCGTCCGCGGCCGGCGGTGATCGAAGCGTTGCGCGTGCCCGCCAACTTCGATTCGAACTCGTCTGAAAAAAGCGAGCAACCGTTGGTGATGATCGATCCAGGGCATGGCGGCTTTGATCCCGGCACTCAATCGGCGGCGGGCGTCGATGAAAAAGCACTCGCGCTGCAAATCTCGATCGCGCTGAAGGCGGCGCTCGAGGCGCGCGGAATCAGGGCGGCGCTGACGCGCTCGATCGATGTCTTCATCAGTCTGCCGGAGCGGACTCGAATCGCGAACAAAGCGAACGCGGATCTGTTCGTCTCGATTCATCTCAATTCGAGTCCGAACGCCGACACGACCGGAATCGAAGTGTACTATCTGAACAACACCACCGATCATTCGACGATTCGCCTCGCGCGGATCGAGAATGGCGGCGAGGGCTATGGCAGTGGCGGCGGCTCCAACTTAAACTACATCCTGACCGACCTCCGGCAGAACTTTAAGGCGTCGGAAGCGGTCTCGATAGCAAGGATGATCGACGTGCAGACGGTGGCGGACCTCGACGCGGGGCTTGGCGTGAACGTAAACGCGCTCGGCGCGAAGATGGGACCGTTCTACGTGCTGGTCGGCGCGCATATGCCGGCGGTGCTGGTCGAGTGCGGATTCATGTCGAACGCGGGCGAGGCGGAGCGGCTGAAATCGGCGCAGTACCAATCGATCCTCGCGGGCGGAATCGCGACCGCAATCGCGCACTACTTCAAAGCGGACATGGCGCTGGGAAATCTGTGA